Proteins found in one Hevea brasiliensis isolate MT/VB/25A 57/8 chromosome 18, ASM3005281v1, whole genome shotgun sequence genomic segment:
- the LOC110670794 gene encoding uncharacterized protein LOC110670794 codes for MKAIVITTPGSPEVLQLQEVEDPQIKDDEVLIKVEATALNRADTIQRQGKYPPPRGASPYPGLECSGTIEATGKFVSRWKVGDHVCALLSGGGYAEKVAVPAGHVLPIPSGISVKEAAAFPEVVCTVCSSVFMTSRLSAGETFLVHGGSSGIGTFAIQIAKVRGVKVFVTAGSEDKLAVCKELGADVCINYKTEDFVARVKEETGGKGVDVILDCMGAAYFQRNLDSLNFDGRLHIIGLMGGAVTEFNLGSLFAKRLTVQATGLRMRSPENKAEIVNEVEKNVWPAVVAGKVKLLVYKQFPLSEAAEAHRLMESSQHIGKILLIP; via the exons ATGAAAGCCATAGTGATCACCACACCCGGTAGCCCAGAGGTGCTGCAACTACAAGAAGTAGAAGACCCACAAATCAAAGATGATGAGGTCTTGATCAAGGTCGAGGCCACCGCTCTTAACCGGGCTGATACTATCCAAAGGCAGGGCAAGTACCCACCTCCCAGAGGCGCCAGTCCCTACCCGGGTCTTGAATGTTCCGGTACCATCGAAGCCACTGGGAAATTCGTTTCTCGCTGGAAAGTGGGGGATCAT GTGTGTGCTCTTCTTAGTGGAGGAGGCTACGCTGAGAAAGTGGCGGTTCCAGCAGGACACGTTCTTCCCATCCCTTCTGGCATTTCAGTCAAGGAAGCTGCTGCTTTTCCAGAGGTGGTGTGTACTGTTTGTTCGAGTGTTTTTATGACCAGTCGGCTTTCTGCCGGAGAAACGTTTCTG GTTCATGGGGGCTCTAGTGGAATAGGTACATTTGCAATTCAGATAGCTAAGGTCCGAGGGGTCAAGGTCTTTGTCACTGCAG GGAGTGAGGATAAATTGGCTGTATGCAAGGAACTTGGAGCTGATGTGTGCATCAACTACAAAACAGAGGATTTCGTTGCTCGAGTCAAGGAAGAAACCGGCGGAAAAG GTGTTGATGTTATTCTGGATTGTATGGGAGCAGCCTACTTTCAGCGGAACCTCGATAGCTTAAATTTTGATGGGCGGCTTCATATCATAGGCTTGATGGGTGGAGCTGTGACAGAATTTAATCTGGGTTCTTTGTTTGCAAAGCGCCTCACAGTGCAAG CGACTGGCTTGCGAATGAGAAGTCCAGAAAACAAAGCAGAAATTGTGAATGAGGTGGAGAAGAATGTTTGGCCTGCTGTTGTTGCAGGGAAGGTGAAGCTTCTGGTCTATAAGCAATTTCCCCTATCTGAGGCAGCAGAGGCCCACCGGCTTATGGAAAGTAGCCAACATATTGGGAAGATCCTTCTTATCCCCTGA